The DNA window CAAAAATTCTATCGTCCTCTTGTGGGCGAAGATGAACTTGATCTCATCCACGCCGGACAGCGACTTTCTAAGCTGTTTGCCGTGGCTTATGGTGTCAGAAATTACGGTCAAAATTTTCCTCTCGTACTCGATCGGGATTCCTTGGAAATGACGCTGATAGCTTGGATAAAATAGATAAATACACAGCAAATCAATGTAAGTCCTGTTCAGGTTCAGCAGCTCGACCTGGCTTTTAATCGCGGGATATTTCGCGATGTACTCCTGATTGAGTTGAGTGAGCTGCTTCCGCTTGATGTCGAGGTGCTCGTCCGAGTCCGTCCAGAATTCGTGAATTAGATCTATAAGCAGCTCTCCGCGCAAACTTCAGTCCTCTCCTTTCACCGGATTGGATAGTTTGCCCAAGCCTTCGATTTCAATTTCAACTACATCTCCCTCGACTATCCTGCCCACGCCGGCGGGAGTTCCGGTGGCGATCACATCGCCCGGCAAAAGCGTCATGACGCGCGAAATATGCTCGATCAACCTTCCCGTGCTGTATGTCATATCGGATAGCGGGCAGTCCTGGCGAATCTCGCCGTTAACGCGCGTAATCAGCCGCTGGTGGCCGGGCACGAATTCAGTGTCCACCCAAGGGCCGATGGGACAAAAAGTGTCGAAGCTTTTGGCACGCGACCATTGTCCGTCCGACTTTTGCAGATCGCGGGCGGTCACGTCGTTGAGTATGGTGTAACCGAAAATAAACTCCGCTGCTTCGGCCTCGGAAATCCTGCGGCATTCTTCGCCTATGACGATGGCAAGCTCGCCCTCGAAATGGACCTCGCCTGAAATAGCAGGAATGACAATGGCGTCGTTCGGGCCTACGACCGCACTCGGCGCCTTGAGAAAAAACAACGGCTCCGGCGGCACTTCCCCGCCCATTTCCCTGGCATGCTGCCTGTAGTTTCTGCCGATGCAGACGATTTTTCCGGGTTGGACCGGCGAGGCAAGCTGCCTGTAAGGCGCGGTCAGCGGATATGCGGGAAGCGGTGCTCCGGCTTCCGCGGGCGCGAAAATCGTGTTTTTTGCGGGATCATACGGTCCCGAATAGGATGCTCCGGCGAATTCGACGCGTGCGTATTTCATCGGGGAATTATAACGCAGAGCAACGCCGTCCGACGGCGATTTGGCTTTGGTGAAAGCGAAAGCGATAACAGCCGAATGCCGGCCGGGAGTCAACGTCCAATCCTCTGTTATGATTTCGGCGATGAAAACCGGCTTGCGAATCGGGATTTTGCAGTGCTTCGCGCTTTTGGCTTTCGCTTTTGGCTGTCCTAGCGGCGAGCAAGGCGGCGGTGCGACAGGCCGTGGCGCGAAGGATGCGCCGTTGTATGTTGCATCAATCCAGCCGGTCGCGATGATCTTGCGCGAACTTGCGGAAGACAGGTGCGATGTTGTTTGCCTGCTGCAGCCAACCGCCTATCCTTACGATGCCGAGCCGCAAAAGGAATTCTCGAAAACCGTGAAGGCGGCGACAGCGTTTTTTTACGTGGACGACTCAATGGAAGTATGGGCGCCTCGATTGCCTGCGAAGAACAAGGTGAAGCTTGCTGATTTCGTTCCGCGGGAATTGCGTCTGAAAATTCCGGACAAGCTGGTTTCTATCGGACGAACACCCTCGGCGAAGGCCGGGGCACTAGATCCGTATTGCTGGACATCCCCCAAGACGGTTAAATCCCTGTTGCCGGCGCTTGCGGACGAGCTTGTAAAACTGGATCCGGAAGGCGAAGACCTATACCGTTCCAACGCCGCGTCGTTTGCAAAGCGGCTCGATGCACTAGAAGACGAGTGCTCCAAAAAGCTCGCGCCCCACAGGGGAAGGGCGGCGGTTGTTTTGCATCCCGCGTTTTATTACCTGTTTCGCGATTATGGATTGGAAGTTGCCGGTTCGCTTGACGGCGTGCCGGGCTCCGAGCCGCACGCGAACGCAATCAAGGAGCTTGCGGTCCGTGCCGGAGACGCGGGCGCCCGCGCGATTTTTTCGGAGCCACAGTTCCCGCAGACATCGGCCAGGTATCTCGCGGATCAATCCGGCCTCGCGGTGTTTATGCTGGACGCGTACGGCGCGATTGAAGGACTCGATACATACGAAAAGTTGATTAGATACGACGTGGATACAATCGCCGCAGGATTTGCAGCGAAAAAACCGCGGATTCAGGGCAAAGGCTCTCGCCCCGGCGCCGCTTAAACAATTCGTTGCGGCGCGTTGCCGGCGCGCGTCTGGGGGGTTGTCGGCCGGCTCGCGAAGCCGTTCAATAAAAGCCAGCGCGCGATATCAAGACATCTGCGTGTGCTCAAATTGGCCGGGATGATCGAGCCGGGTCGGCGCGCGCATTGCAGGCCGCGCAAGATCGAATGACCTGCGCTGCGGCACGCGGCCCACTGGCTGGAGCCGGCATATCGACAACCGGGCGAATTAATTCAGACTATCGTGAAGTATGCCGGGTAAGACACAAAGGGGAAGGAAATTTCAATCTTCCAAGGAGATTGCCATGAAATATGTGGACGGTTTCGTAATAGTCGTTCCGGATGCAAACTTGAAGCAGTACAGGGAACTGGCTCGCAAGTGCGGCAAGATATGGCGGGAGCACGGCGCGCTCGAATATTTCGAGTGCGTCGGCGATGACCTGGACGTGAAAAAAATGAAGATTCTCTCGTTCACCAAGCTGGCCAAGGCGAAGGAAGGCGAGGCCGTTGTTTTTTCGTTCGTAGTGTACAAGTCGCGCAAAGACAGGGACAGGGTGAACGCCGCGGTGATGGCGGACAAGCGTATGAAAAAGATCATGGCGTCGCCGGATTCCTGTCCGTTCGACCCGATGCGGATGGCCATGGGGGGATTCAAGGTGATGGTCGAGGCGTGAAATCCCTTGCCTGGGATTGAAACGCCGCCGCCGCCGGTATAATGAGCCTTCCGGAGAGGTGGCCGAGCGGTTTAAGGCAGCGGTCTTGAAAACCGCCAGGCGGGGAATCCTGTCTCGTGGGTTCGAATCCCACCCTCTCCGCCAACGGCCTCTAGACCTGACTTCCCTTGCCTTTCGGGAAGCCCCATCAATACTAGCTCGAAGCCGCCAGGATAGACAAAAATCTGCCTCACGATGCGCGCCAACTGCCTCTGCGAAACGGATTCAGCCAGAGGCCGATTTATATCTCTTATTGCAGCAATCGCGGCCAGTCCTAAGCTTAATTGGCGACCTCGCGCCAGGATTAGCTGGTTGAAGGAATGAATGTCGAGCCATTCCTCCCTGTTCTCTAGCAGCTCTTGGATGTGCAGGGCGATCTCCGCCGAAACCTCCGGATCCGATCCGGCAGACAGCCGCTTTTCGTGGCCCGCTCTGAAACGGGCGATCTCCCCGTCCAGCCAGGCAAGCCTGCTCTCGGCTTCGGCCGCGCCATGAGTTGCCTCCTGGAGCAACTCGTCTTCCCAGGCCAGGATCTTTTTGTCGCCAGCGAGCTCCGCTATTGCGCCAAGGATCAATTCCTCCGCCCGCTCCGCGCGGATGTGTTTGACGGCCGCTTGTTTCGCCCGCTTGCGATCGCGCTCCGGCAATTCCGAAGGCCGGATCGCGTAGTAGACATAGTGGTGCCCTTTGCGGCTTGCCCGGTAAGGGACGAGCGGCAACCCCGAAGCCTTGTCGAAAAGCAATCCGGAGAGCGGGAAGTTGCGACGGCCTCGGCCCTTCGGCCGATCGCCGGCGTGAGATTCGAGCATTTCCTGAACACGTTCGAAGAGATCCGGATCTACAAGCGAGCCGTTTGCGCCCGGCCACTCACGGCCGTAGGCGTTCTGCAAACCTAGATAGTTGCGGTTGCGGAGAATCCGGGCGATTGTCGTATCGGAGCGCTTTACGCCCTCGCGGGCAAGCTCGGCAACGACCATCGAAACAACGCCGCATTCCAGGAAGCGGTTGAAGATGAAATCCACATGCGGCCAGGTCTCCGGATCGCGCTCGAGAGCGCCCTGGCTGTCTAGGCGCGTTCCAAACGGGAGAACGCCACCTGCCCATTGGCCGCGTTCCAGCTTCGAGCGCCGCATAATGTGCGCCTTCTCGCGGGAGACCACGGGCCAATAAGAGGCGAACAGCATATCTATCTGGTCGAGCATCCAGCCCGCCGCGGTACCCCGGTCGATTTCCGGCTCGTGAACAAACCGGAGTGTGACGCCGAGCGGCGCCAGGATCTGGTCGCGCATCGGAAAGAAGGACAGGTTGTCGCGGCTTATCCGACTCTTGTCCTTGGCGATTACAGCGTCAATTGACCGGGAGCGGGCGAGTTCGAGTACGCGGTTCCAGCCGGGACGATCGAATGTGGTGCCGCTGACGTCAAGGTCGGTTATCGCATCGATGATCGTGTATCCACGCTCGCGTGCCCAGGCGCGGCACATTTGGACCTGGTGTTCAATGGATGTCTCTTGGCCTTCGAGGCCGGAGATCCGGGCGTAGAGGGCGGCGCGCATTATCTATTCCGATTGATCCTGTAATGCTTTTAATTCTTCTAAGGTTTTCCTTTTCTCCAGCTCGCGGAAATTAATCGATGGAAGCAAGATCGGGCCAACCGGTGAAATGCCTGTCATATTTGCCACCAATCCCCTGCAAAAGCTATAGGTGATCGGTAGGCAATTCCCATGCAGGAATTCGTCGATTTTATCGCTTTCGAGATCTGTAGGGAACTTGAAAAAACTTGAAATCCCGAGCATGATTTCAATTATGCAATCAGCGGCGGCTGCCGAATACTTTACCGTCAACGAAACCTGATACTCCGCTTCATCTTGTTCCGAAACGAACATAGCGTAATCTATGGCGGGAACGTGTTCAGAAGCAGCGATGTCCTCTTGCTGAACGCTTCTGAAGAGCTGGCTGTAATTCCAAAGAGTGAATTTAAGCGGCTTTATCAAAGCTAACAAGCTCGAGTCCCCGTTCATCTTTCACCTCGTGCATGTCTATCGAACAATACACGCGCTTATACTCAGATCCATAATGCTTGCCTTGCCAACAAGTCGACGTTATGTACGATGCAAGAGCTGAATCGCACTCAGAAAACGCGAACTCGAAGCTGAGATCCAAAGCTTTCGCCAATCGCTCCAGGGTTAGCAGCGTAGGATTCAGATTCTTTTCAAAGAGCTGGCTTATATAAGCTGAGCTTGCGCCCATCGCTTTCGCCAAATCGCTGTAATTCATGCCCTTGGCCTGGAGAGCTTCCTCACATTTGAGCATAAATTGCAGCGTTTTTGCCGCGGCGCGTCCCCGAGGACTCTCGGCTAATTCGGCAAAATACTCCTTGCTGTACTTTACTCTGCGGCCCATTCTTGATCATCCCCTAGGTCAACAACTTCATCTTCCTGTTCTTCTTCCTCATCCAATTTAAGGGCAGCGATAGCTTCAAGGCTGCCATGCTCCTCAATTCGCCTATTGAGTTGCTTGGCTCTTCTTTCTGCATTTCGCTTATCCCTTAAAGGTGTTTCTCTGGAATCTTTGTCGAATGCATGCAGCAGAATAATGTTGGAGTTCCTAACCAAACAAAGAATGCGAAGATTGCGCTCCTTACGTTTGTGCTTGAAGTCCGAAAGCCTTGGATTGGTTCCCTGCATGCTCAATTCGAACTTCTTCTTGGTTATCCGAGCTAGCTCGTCTATGTTCTTTTTGCTGATTTCACCAAGAAGACCAAGCACCTCTTCCTGCATGGCTTTGCCGATTTTCAACTCCTGGAACCAGCTGGCCAGTTGTTTAAGTCCACGCCATACCCAAATGGAATGAACACCCGGTTGAAGCAATTCGACCAGCGGACTCAAGCTCGCACCTCGATGCCCGCGGGTATACTATACCACCTTACGGTTGAAAATATTAACATATAACTTAAATCGAGATTTTCACGAGGTTATTAACATATCAACATTGACTAGTCGCTCCACAGATTCAGCTTCTCTTCCTTCGCCTTTTCCTGCGCGGCCTTGAAGCGGTCCACGTACTTCACGTTTGGCGGGATCGTGAGCAGCACGGCGTAGCCGTAGCGGACGAGCTGCGCGTTGACCATGAACTTCCCGTCCTTGTCCTCGGCCCAAACATAGCCGAGAATGCGGCCATACTTGTCGCGGCGGTCCACGTCGAACTCGATTGTTAGCTTGCGCCCTTCAAGGAGCTTCTCATTGAATTTTGTGGCTTCAACGGCCCAGGGATCGGGCGGGCCGTCCGGATAGTGCATCTCCGGCGTGTCTATTCCGATGTAGCGCACCTTGTCGACAGCTCCCATGAACTCGACCTCGATCGTGTCGCCGTCTACCACTCGCGAAAGCTCGATTGGGACCAGATCGGGAGTGTCGTCTGTCGCTGGCTCTTCTGGTGCGTTATCCTTTGGTTTGGAACTGCTATCTGGGGAGCCGGGATTGCACACGGAACAGGGCGAATACCCGCGGGCAACAGCGTCGTCGATGTCGATAGCGATTTTGGACTTTTTCAGGTATCGACAACTGCCCAAGTGGTACTTTGCGCCGGTCTTTGTGATGTAAACCGTTCTGCCAGCTAGCGCGAACGTCGTTAGGGCTATTGTGGCAACTAGCCCAATGGCAACAGCAATCCCCAGTTTCCTCATGCCGGTTCTCCAAAAATGAGTTGCACAATAGACCAATGGCGCGCTTAGCCGCGCGTCACCGGTTCCACATACAAACCTGTCTCACTCATCAAAGGATGCAGCGCCCCTGGGGCTTTGGAGGAACTTTACTGCGCGGAGGGCAGCATTGTCAACTTCTGGTGGATGGCGGTTCGAGTAAACTGAAAATGAGAGACGCTCCCCCTTTCGGAAGAGCGTCGGGCCCGGGCCGCAGACCCGGGGGATGTCACTGATATAATACCCATCGCCCGAGCAAACTGTCAAGTATTTGGACACGAATTCGGACATTTTTTTGGACGCCCAGCCTGTCATTCTGAGAGCTTCTATGACTCGAGTAATTGCTTACATCGACGGCTTTAATCTCTATCACGGGATAAAGGACAAGTTTGGCCGGAAGTACTTGTGGATGAACTTAGCGGAAATGGTTAGGCTAATACTGAAGCCCGGCCAACAACTCCTTGCCGTGAAATACTGCACCACAAGGGCACTTGATCCTCGTAGCGAACGGCG is part of the bacterium genome and encodes:
- a CDS encoding zinc ABC transporter substrate-binding protein, with the translated sequence MKAKAITAECRPGVNVQSSVMISAMKTGLRIGILQCFALLAFAFGCPSGEQGGGATGRGAKDAPLYVASIQPVAMILRELAEDRCDVVCLLQPTAYPYDAEPQKEFSKTVKAATAFFYVDDSMEVWAPRLPAKNKVKLADFVPRELRLKIPDKLVSIGRTPSAKAGALDPYCWTSPKTVKSLLPALADELVKLDPEGEDLYRSNAASFAKRLDALEDECSKKLAPHRGRAAVVLHPAFYYLFRDYGLEVAGSLDGVPGSEPHANAIKELAVRAGDAGARAIFSEPQFPQTSARYLADQSGLAVFMLDAYGAIEGLDTYEKLIRYDVDTIAAGFAAKKPRIQGKGSRPGAA
- a CDS encoding type II toxin-antitoxin system RelE/ParE family toxin, which produces MSPLVELLQPGVHSIWVWRGLKQLASWFQELKIGKAMQEEVLGLLGEISKKNIDELARITKKKFELSMQGTNPRLSDFKHKRKERNLRILCLVRNSNIILLHAFDKDSRETPLRDKRNAERRAKQLNRRIEEHGSLEAIAALKLDEEEEQEDEVVDLGDDQEWAAE
- a CDS encoding helix-turn-helix transcriptional regulator, translated to MGRRVKYSKEYFAELAESPRGRAAAKTLQFMLKCEEALQAKGMNYSDLAKAMGASSAYISQLFEKNLNPTLLTLERLAKALDLSFEFAFSECDSALASYITSTCWQGKHYGSEYKRVYCSIDMHEVKDERGLELVSFDKAA
- a CDS encoding ArsR family transcriptional regulator translates to MRCGALPARVWGVVGRLAKPFNKSQRAISRHLRVLKLAGMIEPGRRAHCRPRKIE
- a CDS encoding protein-export chaperone SecB, which translates into the protein MNGDSSLLALIKPLKFTLWNYSQLFRSVQQEDIAASEHVPAIDYAMFVSEQDEAEYQVSLTVKYSAAAADCIIEIMLGISSFFKFPTDLESDKIDEFLHGNCLPITYSFCRGLVANMTGISPVGPILLPSINFRELEKRKTLEELKALQDQSE
- a CDS encoding thermonuclease family protein translates to MRKLGIAVAIGLVATIALTTFALAGRTVYITKTGAKYHLGSCRYLKKSKIAIDIDDAVARGYSPCSVCNPGSPDSSSKPKDNAPEEPATDDTPDLVPIELSRVVDGDTIEVEFMGAVDKVRYIGIDTPEMHYPDGPPDPWAVEATKFNEKLLEGRKLTIEFDVDRRDKYGRILGYVWAEDKDGKFMVNAQLVRYGYAVLLTIPPNVKYVDRFKAAQEKAKEEKLNLWSD
- a CDS encoding fumarylacetoacetate hydrolase family protein, whose translation is MKYARVEFAGASYSGPYDPAKNTIFAPAEAGAPLPAYPLTAPYRQLASPVQPGKIVCIGRNYRQHAREMGGEVPPEPLFFLKAPSAVVGPNDAIVIPAISGEVHFEGELAIVIGEECRRISEAEAAEFIFGYTILNDVTARDLQKSDGQWSRAKSFDTFCPIGPWVDTEFVPGHQRLITRVNGEIRQDCPLSDMTYSTGRLIEHISRVMTLLPGDVIATGTPAGVGRIVEGDVVEIEIEGLGKLSNPVKGED
- a CDS encoding DUF1428 domain-containing protein, translated to MKYVDGFVIVVPDANLKQYRELARKCGKIWREHGALEYFECVGDDLDVKKMKILSFTKLAKAKEGEAVVFSFVVYKSRKDRDRVNAAVMADKRMKKIMASPDSCPFDPMRMAMGGFKVMVEA